In Actinoplanes sp. NBC_00393, a single genomic region encodes these proteins:
- a CDS encoding EAL and HDOD domain-containing protein yields the protein MGIPVLDAVHVGRQPIFDASGAVVAYELLFRGRMDDVASGRQDTYATSTVMINVFTEFGIAEVAGRRPCFINLTREFVTGRLPLPFGPEQVVLEILETVEVDDEVIDGITALAQAGYKIALDDFVWGSGHEQLLGLASYVKLDLLDGDLSRLDEIVSACREYPGLELVAERLETAEQVAIADRYGMELRQGYALSRPQVLSTPSLSPSRLRRLELVSALMHPDVRLDKITTIIASDPALAMRVLRVSNSVAAGVVSRISSVRQAIMMIGLTHIRRWATLMVVDDVAEAPEEQLLTALTQARLCENLANRFGVDPGAAFVAGLVTGMARLMGLSPAAMTEQLPLAVEVSDALTYGTGRLGGLLEAVRAYEAGEWGSGDLAGPALDAMRWSTRTLSAAHRFVPAGTRGG from the coding sequence GTGGGAATCCCGGTGTTGGACGCGGTGCACGTGGGCCGCCAGCCGATCTTCGATGCCAGCGGCGCTGTCGTGGCGTACGAGCTGCTGTTCCGTGGGCGGATGGACGACGTCGCGTCCGGCCGCCAGGACACGTATGCGACCAGCACCGTGATGATCAACGTGTTCACCGAGTTCGGCATCGCCGAGGTGGCCGGGCGGCGTCCGTGCTTCATCAACCTGACCCGCGAGTTCGTGACCGGGCGGCTGCCGTTGCCGTTCGGGCCCGAGCAGGTGGTGCTGGAAATCCTGGAGACGGTCGAGGTCGACGACGAGGTGATCGACGGGATCACCGCGCTGGCCCAGGCCGGGTACAAGATCGCCCTGGACGACTTCGTGTGGGGTTCCGGGCACGAGCAGCTGCTCGGCCTCGCCTCGTACGTCAAGCTCGACCTGCTCGACGGCGACCTGAGCCGGCTCGACGAGATCGTCAGCGCCTGCCGTGAGTACCCCGGTCTCGAGCTGGTCGCCGAGCGGCTGGAGACGGCCGAGCAGGTGGCCATCGCCGACCGCTACGGCATGGAGCTGCGCCAGGGGTACGCCCTGAGCCGCCCCCAGGTGCTCAGCACCCCCAGCCTCTCCCCGTCCCGGCTGCGCCGCCTCGAGTTGGTCTCCGCGCTGATGCACCCGGACGTCCGCCTCGACAAGATCACCACGATCATCGCGAGCGACCCGGCCCTCGCCATGCGGGTGCTGCGGGTGAGCAACTCGGTGGCCGCCGGGGTGGTCAGCCGGATCTCCTCGGTCCGCCAGGCGATCATGATGATCGGGCTGACCCACATCCGCCGCTGGGCCACCCTCATGGTGGTCGACGACGTGGCCGAGGCGCCGGAGGAGCAGCTGCTCACCGCGCTCACCCAGGCCCGGCTCTGCGAGAACCTGGCGAACCGCTTCGGCGTCGACCCGGGCGCCGCGTTCGTGGCCGGGCTGGTCACCGGGATGGCCCGGCTGATGGGGCTGAGCCCGGCCGCGATGACCGAGCAGCTGCCGCTGGCGGTGGAGGTCTCGGACGCGCTGACCTACGGCACCGGGCGGCTCGGCGGGCTGCTGGAAGCGGTCCGGGCGTACGAGGCGGGGGAGTGGGGCTCGGGCGACCTGGCCGGCCCGGCCCTGGACGCGATGCGCTGGTCGACCCGGACACTCAGCGCGGCGCACCGGTTCGTCCCGGCCGGCACCCGCGGCGGCTGA
- a CDS encoding long-chain-fatty-acid--CoA ligase gives MLNLSVLLEDSARHYPERDAVVFGPRRLTYAQVNAAANQVANLLVARGIQPGDKVALSCPNLPFFPIVYYGILKAGAVVVPLNVLLKGREIAYHLRDSQAKAYLCFEGTPELPMGAEGFAGFHEVGDCEQFFLITADPAAASPIEGAQTLGSGLAGQSPVFETVLRDETDAAVILYTSGTTGQAKGAELSHSNLVLNALTCNRLFGTQPATDTHLLVLPLFHSFGSTVNMNAGFSTAATLVLLPRFDAAAAVQLLQSENVTFFAGVPTMWWGLLNALGEGVDVERIAGNMRVAVSGGSSLPVEIIKAVKERFGVTILEGYGLSETSPVATFSDPDSEPRPGSIGVPIWGVEVKLIDPEWNTIEASDEIGEIAIRGHNIFRGYIGRPEATAEVIRNGWFRTGDLARRDKDGFYYIVDRAKDMIIRGGFNVYPREIEEVLITHEAVSLAAVIGVPHPSHGEEIKAFVILKPGAQATEDELVAWSKEQMAAYKYPRVVSIVESLPMTATGKLLKRELS, from the coding sequence ATGCTCAACCTCTCCGTACTGCTGGAGGACAGCGCCCGCCACTACCCGGAGCGCGACGCCGTCGTCTTCGGGCCCCGGCGGCTGACCTACGCACAGGTGAACGCCGCGGCGAACCAGGTGGCCAACCTTCTGGTCGCGCGCGGGATCCAGCCCGGCGACAAGGTGGCGCTCTCCTGTCCCAACCTGCCGTTCTTCCCGATCGTCTACTACGGCATCCTGAAGGCCGGCGCCGTCGTCGTCCCGCTGAACGTGCTGCTCAAGGGCCGCGAGATCGCGTACCACCTGAGGGACTCGCAGGCGAAGGCGTACCTGTGCTTCGAGGGCACCCCGGAACTGCCGATGGGCGCCGAGGGCTTCGCGGGTTTCCACGAGGTCGGCGACTGCGAGCAGTTCTTCCTGATCACCGCCGACCCGGCGGCCGCCTCGCCGATCGAGGGCGCCCAGACGCTGGGTTCGGGCCTGGCCGGGCAGTCGCCGGTCTTCGAGACCGTGCTGCGCGACGAGACCGATGCCGCGGTCATCCTCTACACCAGCGGCACCACCGGGCAGGCCAAGGGCGCCGAGCTGTCCCACTCGAACCTGGTGCTCAACGCGCTGACCTGCAACCGGCTCTTCGGCACCCAGCCGGCCACCGACACCCACCTGCTGGTGCTGCCGCTGTTCCACTCGTTCGGCTCGACGGTCAACATGAACGCGGGCTTCTCCACCGCCGCCACCCTGGTGCTGCTGCCCCGCTTCGACGCGGCGGCCGCGGTGCAGCTGCTGCAGTCGGAGAACGTCACCTTCTTCGCCGGCGTCCCGACCATGTGGTGGGGCCTGCTCAACGCGCTGGGCGAGGGCGTCGACGTGGAGCGGATCGCCGGCAACATGCGGGTCGCGGTCTCCGGCGGCTCCAGCCTGCCCGTGGAGATCATCAAGGCGGTCAAGGAGCGTTTCGGGGTCACCATCCTGGAGGGCTACGGCCTGTCCGAGACCTCGCCGGTGGCCACCTTCAGCGACCCGGACAGCGAGCCGCGTCCCGGCTCGATCGGCGTCCCGATCTGGGGCGTCGAGGTGAAGCTGATCGACCCGGAGTGGAACACGATCGAGGCGTCCGACGAGATCGGCGAGATCGCGATCCGCGGCCACAACATCTTCCGCGGCTACATCGGCCGGCCGGAGGCGACCGCCGAGGTGATCCGCAACGGCTGGTTCCGCACCGGTGACCTGGCCCGCCGCGACAAGGACGGCTTCTACTACATCGTCGACCGGGCCAAGGACATGATCATCCGCGGTGGCTTCAACGTCTACCCGCGGGAGATCGAGGAGGTCCTGATCACCCACGAGGCGGTCTCGCTCGCGGCGGTGATCGGCGTGCCGCACCCCAGCCACGGCGAGGAGATCAAGGCATTCGTGATCCTCAAGCCGGGCGCGCAGGCCACCGAGGACGAGCTGGTGGCCTGGAGCAAGGAGCAGATGGCGGCGTACAAATACCCGCGCGTCGTGAGCATCGTCGAGTCGCTGCCCATGACCGCCACCGGCAAGCTGCTCAAACGCGAACTCAGCTGA
- a CDS encoding glutamate ABC transporter substrate-binding protein — MRRTRPALALLAVTALLVTAACDGVADPAPPPPAIAEATAAPPPAAAPDTACNPRASLRPVGALPAPARLPAGSQMAKIRQNGKLVLGTSQDTLLFSSRNPFSGQIEGFDVDLGRQIAEAIFGDPNKLQIRVVPRPERTNWVRDGKVDLVISTMSATCARWKDVDFSTVYLETGQKVLVAENSLVKSIDDLDRQKVCAAAGSTSLENIAKEPGKPIPVAKASFGECLVAFQQNEVVAISTDETILAGLKAQDPYAKIVGPRFTQEPYAVAISKDHPEFTRFVNQVLDRARADGTWAAIYTKWLGTAPKPPAAQYR; from the coding sequence ATGAGGCGTACCCGTCCTGCCCTCGCCCTGCTGGCCGTCACGGCACTGCTGGTCACCGCCGCCTGCGACGGGGTGGCCGACCCGGCGCCCCCGCCCCCGGCGATCGCCGAGGCCACCGCCGCTCCGCCGCCCGCGGCGGCCCCCGACACCGCGTGCAACCCGCGGGCCAGCCTGCGCCCGGTCGGCGCTCTGCCGGCGCCGGCCAGGCTGCCCGCCGGCAGCCAGATGGCGAAGATCCGCCAGAACGGCAAGCTCGTCCTCGGCACCAGCCAGGACACCCTGCTGTTCAGCTCGCGCAACCCGTTCAGCGGCCAGATCGAGGGTTTCGACGTGGATCTGGGCCGGCAGATCGCCGAGGCCATCTTCGGGGACCCGAACAAGCTGCAGATCCGGGTCGTGCCCCGGCCGGAGCGCACCAACTGGGTCCGCGACGGCAAGGTCGACCTGGTGATCAGCACGATGAGCGCGACCTGCGCCCGGTGGAAGGACGTCGACTTCTCCACCGTCTATCTGGAGACCGGCCAGAAGGTGCTGGTCGCCGAGAACTCCCTGGTCAAGAGCATCGACGACCTGGACCGGCAGAAGGTGTGCGCGGCGGCCGGCTCGACCTCGCTGGAGAACATCGCCAAGGAGCCGGGCAAGCCCATCCCGGTCGCCAAGGCCAGCTTCGGCGAGTGCCTGGTCGCCTTTCAGCAGAACGAGGTGGTCGCCATCTCCACCGACGAGACGATCCTGGCCGGCCTCAAGGCCCAGGATCCGTACGCGAAGATCGTCGGTCCCCGCTTCACCCAGGAGCCGTACGCGGTCGCGATCTCGAAGGACCACCCCGAGTTCACCCGCTTCGTCAACCAGGTGCTCGACCGGGCCCGCGCCGACGGCACCTGGGCGGCCATCTACACGAAGTGGCTCGGCACCGCCCCGAAGCCACCGGCGGCCCAGTACCGATGA
- a CDS encoding serine/threonine-protein kinase, which produces MRCLRDCPGAIEDGYSDTCGLAPAAIVVPAPVVPAAAAASARGPLSCARGDCPGMIEDGYCDTCGLAPAAGVVPRPRAAASAVSRSASSRSGALSTRTGGSARTGSSRSASRRRFGGGLVEIAPITQADPATAVMAVAEVPESKRYCAKCDKPVGRTRGDRPGRTSGFCAACGEPFNFTPKLGKGDLVAGQYEVVGPLAHGGLGWIYLAVDKNVSDRWVVLKGLLNSGDEDALAAAVAERRFLAEVEHPNIVKIYNFVEHSSGPDESAGYIVMEYVGGKSLKDLLKESSGPLPVEQALAYVMEIMPAFGYLHDRDLIFCDFKPDNVIQAGDQMRLIDLGGVVHIDDQEAALYGTVGYQAPEMATDGPSVASDLYTIGRTLAVLTTDFRGYQSTFKDSLPDRGEFDVYQRHESFYRLLLRATRIDPADRFVDAAEMTEQMLGVLRQVLAAGGEPRPAPSRLFTGELRTDLRDEGLRWQDLPTPLIDLTDPAAAFLASVTVTDPAEVLVLLGKAPQYTLEVRLRELRAHIDLGARTGQYEDAKAARALLAQSAGADWRVAWYDGLLALAAGDTAQARSRFDAVYAALPGELAPQLALAFTAELAGDAKTAAGYYDVVSRTDPAYTTAAAGLARCRLATGDRAGAVEAYNRVPGTSSAYRVSQVGAVRALVRAHDTAAVDVDSLTSAAELIERLEVEAAQLAALRAELLEQALRTLGGGTKIPAAVLGGTRTGHAEERDVRFALEAAYREMARAVPGPEKIRLVDLANAARPRTRT; this is translated from the coding sequence ATGAGATGCCTGCGCGACTGTCCCGGCGCCATCGAGGACGGGTACAGCGACACCTGCGGGCTCGCGCCGGCCGCGATCGTCGTGCCCGCGCCTGTCGTACCCGCGGCGGCGGCTGCGAGTGCTCGCGGGCCGCTCTCCTGTGCCCGGGGTGACTGCCCGGGGATGATCGAGGACGGGTACTGCGACACCTGCGGGCTCGCGCCGGCCGCCGGGGTCGTGCCCCGGCCGCGGGCGGCGGCCTCGGCCGTGTCCCGGTCGGCTTCCTCGCGCAGTGGGGCGCTGTCCACGCGTACCGGGGGAAGTGCCCGCACCGGCAGCTCCCGCAGCGCGTCGCGCCGCCGCTTCGGCGGCGGCCTGGTCGAGATCGCGCCGATCACCCAGGCCGACCCGGCCACCGCGGTGATGGCGGTGGCCGAGGTGCCCGAGTCGAAGCGGTACTGCGCCAAGTGCGACAAACCGGTCGGCCGGACCCGCGGTGACCGGCCCGGCCGCACCTCCGGCTTCTGCGCCGCCTGCGGCGAACCGTTCAACTTCACCCCCAAACTCGGCAAGGGCGACCTGGTCGCCGGGCAGTACGAAGTGGTCGGCCCGCTCGCCCACGGCGGCCTGGGCTGGATCTACCTGGCCGTCGACAAGAACGTCTCGGACCGCTGGGTGGTGCTCAAGGGCCTGCTCAACTCCGGCGACGAGGACGCCCTCGCGGCCGCGGTCGCCGAACGCCGGTTCCTGGCCGAGGTGGAACACCCGAACATCGTCAAGATCTACAACTTCGTCGAGCACTCCTCCGGCCCGGACGAGAGCGCCGGCTACATCGTGATGGAGTACGTCGGCGGCAAGTCCCTCAAAGACCTGCTGAAGGAGTCGTCCGGGCCGCTGCCGGTGGAGCAGGCCCTGGCCTACGTCATGGAGATCATGCCGGCCTTCGGCTACCTGCACGACCGGGACCTGATCTTCTGCGACTTCAAGCCGGACAACGTGATCCAGGCCGGCGACCAGATGCGGCTGATCGACCTCGGTGGCGTGGTGCACATCGACGACCAGGAGGCCGCGCTCTACGGCACGGTCGGCTACCAGGCGCCGGAGATGGCCACCGACGGGCCCTCGGTCGCCTCCGACCTGTACACCATCGGCCGGACCCTGGCCGTGCTCACCACCGACTTCCGCGGCTACCAGAGCACCTTCAAGGACAGCCTGCCGGACCGCGGCGAGTTCGACGTCTACCAGCGGCACGAGTCGTTCTACCGGCTGCTGCTGCGGGCCACCCGCATCGACCCGGCGGACCGCTTCGTCGACGCCGCCGAGATGACCGAGCAGATGCTCGGGGTGCTGCGCCAGGTGCTCGCCGCCGGTGGCGAGCCGCGGCCCGCGCCGTCCCGGCTGTTCACCGGCGAGCTGCGCACCGACCTGCGCGACGAGGGTCTGCGCTGGCAGGACCTGCCGACCCCGCTGATCGACCTGACCGACCCGGCCGCCGCGTTCCTGGCCTCGGTCACGGTCACCGACCCGGCCGAGGTCCTCGTGCTGCTCGGCAAGGCCCCGCAGTACACCCTCGAGGTACGCCTGCGGGAGCTGCGCGCGCACATCGATCTGGGCGCCCGCACCGGGCAGTACGAAGACGCCAAGGCGGCCCGTGCCCTGCTCGCCCAGTCGGCCGGGGCGGACTGGCGGGTCGCCTGGTACGACGGGCTGCTCGCCCTCGCGGCCGGTGACACCGCCCAGGCCCGCAGCCGGTTCGACGCGGTCTACGCGGCGCTGCCGGGCGAACTGGCGCCGCAGCTCGCCCTCGCGTTCACCGCCGAGCTGGCCGGCGACGCGAAGACGGCGGCCGGCTACTACGACGTGGTGAGCCGCACCGACCCGGCGTACACCACGGCCGCGGCGGGGCTGGCGCGCTGCCGGCTCGCGACCGGCGACCGGGCCGGGGCGGTGGAGGCCTACAACCGGGTGCCGGGTACGTCGTCGGCGTACCGGGTGTCCCAGGTCGGCGCGGTCCGGGCGCTGGTCCGGGCGCACGACACGGCCGCCGTGGATGTCGATTCGCTCACCTCCGCGGCCGAGTTGATCGAGCGTCTCGAGGTGGAGGCGGCACAACTCGCGGCACTGCGTGCGGAACTGCTCGAACAGGCATTGCGCACACTCGGCGGGGGGACGAAGATTCCGGCGGCGGTGCTCGGCGGCACACGTACCGGGCACGCCGAGGAGCGGGACGTTCGGTTCGCGCTCGAGGCCGCGTACCGGGAGATGGCCCGGGCGGTACCCGGGCCGGAGAAGATCCGCCTGGTCGATTTGGCGAACGCGGCGCGGCCGCGGACGCGGACGTGA
- a CDS encoding PP2C family protein-serine/threonine phosphatase, translating into MREAGTAPMILTECTACADERAAGAAFCEVCGRELGEGELAVTLPASPGAAPGDAADADATTELPASTSTAASDSAAGSGAAVERSAKDWMDCPHCQAERAVGADGYCEECGMLAGRPRDHLEADGGAVAAAVSDRGRRHHRNEDAMWLAVGAAAADVVVCDGVSASFDPDAASDIAARTAGELLAAAQHPVTGDGNGEVTTDLSAVADELAAAETTVVADPDKTTVVTDPDETTVVTDPDKTTVVSADPDRTAVLPETGSGSGDETVELTTAAADDDETPDGPAPAESGSGAPGVPRNGLIEEPTPAIAIAGVVAAAIAGAAAAVASLAHTGDPRRATSNPACTIVAAAVRGPHVGFGWVGDSRAYWLTAEGPAEQLTEDDSWARHVIAMGVDPKVAMNDPKAHAITAWLGADFGPVTPRVGAFTVTEPGWLVLCSDGLWNYLPDPAAFADVVRAALNASSGTSPLLTAARALVTYANEAGGADNITVALVPVRPADE; encoded by the coding sequence GTGAGAGAGGCGGGAACCGCGCCGATGATCCTGACCGAGTGCACCGCATGCGCCGACGAGCGCGCGGCCGGGGCGGCGTTCTGCGAGGTGTGCGGGCGGGAGCTGGGCGAGGGCGAACTGGCGGTCACGCTTCCGGCGTCGCCGGGCGCGGCGCCGGGTGACGCCGCCGATGCGGACGCCACGACCGAGCTGCCGGCCTCCACCAGCACGGCGGCCTCCGACAGCGCGGCCGGCAGCGGCGCGGCGGTGGAACGGTCGGCGAAGGACTGGATGGATTGTCCGCACTGCCAGGCCGAACGGGCCGTCGGCGCGGACGGATACTGCGAGGAGTGCGGCATGCTGGCCGGCCGGCCCCGTGATCACCTGGAGGCCGACGGCGGCGCCGTGGCGGCCGCGGTGAGTGACCGCGGGCGGCGGCATCACCGCAACGAGGACGCGATGTGGCTGGCCGTCGGCGCGGCCGCCGCGGACGTGGTGGTCTGCGACGGGGTGTCCGCGTCCTTCGACCCGGACGCCGCCTCGGACATCGCGGCCCGCACGGCGGGCGAGTTGCTTGCAGCGGCGCAGCACCCGGTGACCGGCGACGGGAACGGCGAAGTCACCACGGACCTCAGCGCCGTCGCCGACGAACTGGCGGCCGCCGAGACCACCGTGGTGGCCGACCCGGACAAGACGACCGTGGTCACCGATCCGGACGAGACGACCGTGGTCACCGATCCGGACAAGACGACCGTGGTCAGCGCCGATCCGGACCGGACCGCTGTGCTGCCGGAAACCGGCTCCGGCTCCGGGGACGAGACGGTCGAGCTGACGACTGCCGCCGCGGACGACGACGAGACGCCGGACGGCCCGGCACCGGCGGAATCGGGAAGCGGTGCTCCGGGCGTACCCCGAAATGGCCTGATCGAAGAACCGACCCCGGCCATCGCCATCGCCGGGGTGGTCGCGGCAGCGATCGCCGGCGCCGCAGCGGCCGTCGCCTCGCTCGCGCACACCGGCGATCCGCGCCGCGCCACGTCGAACCCCGCCTGCACCATCGTGGCCGCCGCCGTCCGCGGACCGCACGTCGGCTTCGGCTGGGTGGGCGACAGCCGCGCCTACTGGCTGACCGCCGAGGGACCGGCCGAGCAGCTCACCGAGGACGACTCCTGGGCCCGGCACGTGATCGCGATGGGCGTCGACCCGAAGGTCGCCATGAACGACCCGAAAGCGCACGCGATCACCGCCTGGCTCGGCGCGGACTTCGGCCCGGTGACGCCGCGGGTCGGCGCTTTCACCGTCACCGAACCGGGCTGGCTGGTGCTCTGCAGTGACGGCCTGTGGAACTACCTGCCCGACCCGGCGGCCTTCGCCGACGTGGTCCGGGCCGCCCTGAACGCCTCGAGTGGAACGTCGCCGTTGCTGACGGCCGCCCGGGCGCTGGTCACCTACGCGAACGAAGCCGGAGGCGCCGACAACATCACGGTCGCGCTGGTACCGGTCCGCCCCGCCGACGAGTAA
- a CDS encoding vWA domain-containing protein, giving the protein MSYTAEAFQNEYLALGASEVNAIVTVTSTGAAGGRRTSGATEIIIVDASGSMQAEGRIGAARQAAKAAVECIDDGVHFAIIAGVSTAQQLYPDPGQLAVASPQTRADASRAIDRLQPGGGTAMGAWLLLAAQLFALRPGDIAHAILLTDGDNGERYGYLESVLETITGKFTCDCRGVGTNWKVAELRKIATALLGTVDIVAKPLDLTAAFEQMMTAAMGKTSADVQLKVWTPVNSTVRFVKQVEPQVVDLTGKRVADGARAGRYPLGAWGQESRDYHICVDVTPGSSGDEMLAARVSVVEGDTVHAQSLVRAVWTDDTALSTRINRQVAHYTGQAELAEVIQAGLAAREAGDDRTATLKFGRAAQIAHDSGNAATEELLAKVVEIEDAATGTVRMRRKVSAEDEMALDTRSTKTVRVGRAQ; this is encoded by the coding sequence GTGTCCTACACCGCCGAGGCTTTCCAGAACGAGTACCTCGCGCTGGGCGCCAGCGAGGTCAACGCGATCGTGACCGTCACGTCGACCGGCGCCGCGGGTGGCCGCCGCACCTCCGGCGCGACCGAGATCATCATCGTGGACGCCTCCGGGTCGATGCAGGCCGAGGGCCGGATCGGCGCTGCCCGGCAGGCCGCCAAGGCCGCCGTGGAGTGCATCGACGACGGCGTGCACTTCGCGATCATCGCCGGGGTGAGCACCGCGCAGCAGCTCTACCCGGACCCGGGGCAGCTCGCCGTGGCATCCCCGCAGACCCGGGCGGACGCGTCCCGGGCGATCGACCGGCTGCAGCCCGGCGGCGGCACCGCGATGGGCGCCTGGCTGCTGCTCGCCGCGCAGCTGTTCGCGCTGCGGCCGGGCGACATCGCGCACGCCATCCTGCTCACCGACGGTGACAACGGCGAGCGGTACGGCTACCTGGAGAGCGTCCTGGAGACGATCACCGGCAAGTTCACCTGTGACTGCCGGGGTGTCGGCACCAACTGGAAGGTCGCCGAGCTGCGGAAGATCGCCACGGCGTTGCTGGGCACCGTCGACATCGTGGCCAAGCCGCTGGACCTGACCGCGGCGTTCGAGCAGATGATGACCGCCGCGATGGGCAAGACCAGCGCCGACGTGCAGCTGAAGGTCTGGACCCCGGTCAACAGCACGGTCCGGTTCGTCAAGCAGGTCGAACCGCAGGTGGTGGACCTGACCGGCAAGCGGGTCGCGGACGGGGCGAGGGCCGGCCGCTACCCGCTCGGCGCCTGGGGTCAGGAGAGCCGCGACTACCACATCTGTGTGGACGTCACCCCGGGCTCGTCCGGCGACGAGATGCTGGCCGCGCGGGTGTCGGTGGTGGAGGGTGACACCGTGCACGCGCAGTCCCTGGTCCGGGCGGTGTGGACCGACGACACCGCGCTGTCCACCCGGATCAACCGGCAGGTCGCGCACTACACCGGGCAGGCGGAGCTGGCCGAGGTGATCCAGGCCGGGCTGGCGGCGCGGGAGGCCGGCGACGACCGGACCGCGACGCTGAAGTTCGGCCGGGCCGCGCAGATCGCCCATGACAGCGGCAACGCGGCCACCGAGGAGCTGCTCGCCAAGGTGGTCGAGATCGAGGACGCGGCGACCGGCACGGTCCGGATGCGGCGCAAGGTCAGCGCGGAGGACGAGATGGCCCTGGACACCCGGTCGACCAAGACGGTGCGGGTGGGGCGGGCGCAGTGA
- a CDS encoding FHA domain-containing protein, which yields MSAYVCPKGHTSTESDFCDTCGARISSFSSPEPAPVEKSGPACPHCGAPRSGSARFCEDCGFDHHTGQIPQLTVPLPGPPPGDWTATVFADRAYFELNDADGVEFPADPPTRTIVLPPPQVRIGRKSSSKGTVPELDLSAPPADPGVSHNHALLTLNIDGAWLVSDLGSTNGTYINDEDRPLGAGQSRTLKDGDQVHVGVWTTITLHAPPGQPTQA from the coding sequence GTGAGCGCGTACGTCTGCCCGAAGGGCCACACCTCGACGGAGAGCGACTTCTGCGACACGTGCGGGGCGCGGATCTCCTCTTTTTCTTCGCCGGAGCCCGCCCCGGTGGAGAAGAGTGGGCCGGCCTGCCCGCACTGTGGCGCGCCCCGCAGCGGCAGCGCCCGGTTCTGCGAGGACTGCGGCTTCGACCACCACACCGGCCAGATCCCGCAGCTCACCGTTCCTCTGCCGGGGCCGCCACCGGGCGACTGGACGGCGACGGTGTTCGCCGACCGCGCCTACTTCGAGCTGAACGATGCCGACGGGGTCGAGTTCCCGGCAGACCCGCCGACGCGCACGATCGTCCTGCCGCCGCCGCAGGTGCGGATCGGCCGCAAGAGCTCGTCGAAGGGCACGGTGCCGGAACTCGACCTGTCCGCTCCCCCGGCCGATCCGGGGGTGTCGCACAACCACGCCCTGCTCACGCTGAACATCGACGGGGCATGGCTGGTCTCCGACCTGGGTTCGACGAACGGGACTTACATCAACGACGAGGACCGGCCGCTGGGTGCCGGCCAGTCCCGTACGTTGAAGGATGGTGATCAGGTGCACGTCGGCGTCTGGACCACCATCACCCTCCACGCGCCGCCGGGTCAGCCGACCCAGGCGTAG
- a CDS encoding snapalysin family zinc-dependent metalloprotease, protein MILRRVLAALCAVAALAGVQVISATPAAAAPRILYYDASQAQEFVSVVHQGAQIWNSRVTNVRLEPVPAGRTPNIRVYADNGWPRAQTTSLGNGRWWMGRTAVNQGYYQPRIAAHEFGHLLGLPDRRTGLCTDLMSGSSAPVSCRNPNPSSREAATVNANFATTVTVAPQTYAWVG, encoded by the coding sequence ATGATTCTGCGTAGAGTCCTGGCCGCCCTCTGTGCCGTCGCGGCCCTCGCCGGCGTCCAGGTGATCAGCGCCACCCCGGCCGCCGCGGCGCCCCGCATCCTCTACTACGACGCCAGCCAGGCCCAGGAATTCGTCTCGGTCGTGCACCAGGGCGCCCAGATCTGGAACAGCCGGGTCACCAACGTCCGGCTCGAGCCGGTCCCGGCCGGGCGGACCCCGAACATCCGGGTGTACGCCGACAACGGCTGGCCCCGCGCGCAGACCACCTCGCTCGGCAACGGCCGCTGGTGGATGGGCCGGACCGCCGTCAACCAGGGCTACTACCAGCCGCGGATCGCCGCGCACGAGTTCGGCCACCTGCTCGGGCTGCCGGACCGGCGCACCGGCCTCTGCACCGACCTGATGTCCGGCAGCAGCGCGCCGGTGAGCTGCCGGAACCCGAACCCGAGCAGCCGTGAGGCGGCGACCGTGAACGCGAACTTCGCCACCACGGTCACGGTCGCGCCGCAGACCTACGCCTGGGTCGGCTGA